The genome window CATTTCGTAAAGCCGAAGCTGCGCAGGTACTCCAGCACCCGTGCCAGGTCCTGTAGGCCCTTGTAACCGTCGGCGTTGTCGGGCTCCACGGCGGCCGTAGCAAAGGCCGCCAGCAGACGTTCTAGCTTTTCCTCGAAGTCGCCGCCTACCCCCAGCAGGTCAAACAGCCGCTCCGTGGCCTCCGCGGAGAAGCCCCGGCCCAGCAGCTCTTTCTCTACCCCGTCGCGCCCAATCTTATCCAGCTTGTCGATGGCCGTAAACAAATCAACCTCGGTGCCTTCACCGCCCAGAGCCTGGTAGAACGCGCCCAGCACCCGGCGGTGGTTGATTTTGATGGTGTGCTCGGTGAGGCCCAGCGTGGTCAGCACCTCCGACATCATCAGCACAATTTCTGCCTCGCAGAGCAGCGAATCGGTGCCCACCACGTCGGCGTCGCACTGGTAAAACTCGCGGTAGCGGCCACGCTGGGGCCGGTCGGCGCGCCACACGGGCTGAATCTGGTAGCGTTTGAAGGGAAATACCAGGGTATTGCGGTTCATGACCACGTAGCGGGCGAAGGGCACCGTTAGGTCGTAGCGCAGGCCCTTCTCGGCTACTTTGGGCAGCAGGCGCTTGCTGCGGTTGTCGGCGGCCAGATCATCGGCGGTAACATCCTTGGCAAAGTCGCCGGAGTTCAGGACTTTAAACAGGAGCTGGTCGCCCTCCTCGCCGTACTTGCCGGTAAGCACCGAGAGGTTTTCGAGGGTAGGGGTTTCGAGCGGGGCGTAGCCAAACTTCTCGAACACGCGGCGGATGACGCCGAAAATATAATTACGGCGGGCCACTACGGCGGGGCCGAAGTCGCGGGTGCCGCGGGGAATGCTGGGCTTTTGGGCGCTCATCAGGAAAATCAGAATGCGGAAATACGGCCGCAAAATTCGCGGTTTGCATTGGATTTTCCGGAAGGCCCTTTGCAAAGACCTTTTTAAGCGCCGGTTTCCTTACAAAGAGGCGTTGGCGTTACCGGTTTGCACGGACTGATCTTGACTGAAGGTGAAGTCGATTTCCTGCATGGCGTCTAGCAGGGAAGGTACCAACAGGGGCTGAGAAGCGGCGTCGAGGAACAGAAAGTGGTGCTGGGCGGGCTGGGGCACGTGGCACAAAATCAGGCGACGGTCCTGGGCATGCAGCATGAAGGCGTAGGCCAGCAGCAGATCAATCACGTCCTCGGAAAGCGAATCAACCAAACTTAAGTCAATCAGAATGGCGCCTTTGTCGCTGCGGCTGGCCCGGTGCAGGGCCCGGGCTAGCTTTACTTCGTTGGGAGAGGAAGTGTCTGGGGAAAGAATGAGCAAAAAACCATTCGGCAGCACTTCGCGGTGGACATCTAACATGGCCGATATCTATCGGGGATGGGTTGGGACAGTAGGTAATACTGTGGTTACCCCCACGAAAGTTCTGCGTGAAAAGCAGAATAAGTAGAACTTTAAAGTTGGATGTATCAGCGTACTACGTTGGAATTGCGGTTAAAATTGACACAATAGGACATAAGCTCAACCAGAGTCCCCACGCCACGGTAGCCAGGACTTGCAGGTCAATGAAAAATAAGTCAGGAGTCCGTTTCGTCGGAGCCCGTGAAGGGCACTCTACTCCTAACCAGCCGCCCTGGCCCGCACGAATATCCGGCAACTAGTTTTTGCTTGTTGCCTAATTGGCTTACTCAGGGCTTGAAGTGAGGAAGGGGCAGAGCTACGGCTTCGTGCGGCGGGCCTGGAAAAGTACGCTGGCGGCTAACGGCGCCTTTAACGCTGCCCGGATTCCGGCCTGCCGAAGGCCCCGGTTGGTCCAGTCGTTGCAAGTGCGCAGGGCGTGGTAGCGGCCCCGGGCCCGGAAGAAAAAGTCCACGGGCGAGTAGCCGGTTGGCTGCCGCAACTGCATGTGGTTCAGGCTGTCGGGGCGGAAGGAGCGTTGCACGTAGGCGGCTAGGGTGCGGTACTGGTCGGGAGAGATGCGCAAGGGCACTACCCGCGCCCCGGAGTCGGGGGCAGCACGGTAGAAATCAACGTGCATGAGAGTCCGGGACGGGAACAACGCCCCTAGGACGGCTTTCGGCCCCGGAAATTTGCCACCCATCGAGCCCAGGTAAAAGCCTTCGTTGCCCCAGCCAAAGGCCACGTAGGGGTAGCGGGCGAAGCGCGCCGTCAGGGCCGGCTGGCTGAGCGTCTGGAGCCAGTCGTGGCCAGTGCGCGCCTCCCGCATGGGCAGCACCACATCGGTATGAAAGCCGTTGGATACCACGAAGATGGTTACCCCGTCGGGCGTCTGCCGAAACTGGCGGTTTAGGGGCACCACTGTTCCGGTCAGCAGCAGGAGCACAAGGGCAGCAATAGCCGACATAAGCAAACGAAAGGCAAGGAAAAGAGAAGGTAGGCGCATCAGCCATAGGAGCTATACTAGCTGCGGCTTGATACGCATTTCCCGGTCGAGTAACCCCTGCCAGGTGTAAACGCAACGGGCCAGCCAGCAGCCCTCCGCACTGGAAGCTGCTGGCTGGCCTTGTATACTGGTGAATTACTACCTATCCTGAGTTGTGGAGTACCTAAGACCGGGTGCGCACTACTGGGCGGCGCGGCTCAACGGCTGCTACGGCGGCAGTGCGCTTGGCCCAGGCCTGCCGGTCGGCGCGGGCTACCTGAGGCATGGTTACTGGTACTAGCACCATGGTGCCCAGCGCATGCTGGGTGCGGGCCTGGTGCAAAGTCACGGCGGGCCGAAGGGCGTGGTAACCCAGTACCGTGGTGCGCACCACGTAGCGGCCCAGGGGCAGGCCCGTCGCCCGAAAATGGCCCTGGGCATCGGTTTCTACTGATTTCATCAGGCGTCCATCGGAGGCCCGCAGCACCACCACGTAGGAGTGCGGAATGGGCTCCTGGGTTTGCCCATCGAAAAGGCGGCCCGATACCGTACCGCGGTTCGGAGTGGAGCCGGCCTGCACAGGCAGTTGAGGGCCCGCAACGAGAAGGGAAAAGCCCAGCAGGGCACCGGAAACAAAGGAAGTTTTCATGGTAGTACGGGAAAAGAAAGGAAAAGGAGTGGCCCTCGCCGGGCCGAAGAAGGGCCGCGGTTCCGTTCCGAAGATGCCGGCGAGGGTCAGGAAAAGCAGGGTAAAACGTCGAGCCCAATGGGGTAGGCTAGCAAGAAGCCAAGCCCGGCTGGGTCGTGCGCCCAGATAATCGGCGCGGCGGGGTTCAGCAAGAACTCACTACGCGCCAGGCAAACCAGAGTGGCTGGCACGGAAGAATATACTATGAATAGCTAGGGGTAACGGGGTAGCACTTCCGGTAGCTGGTAGTGCGCGGCGGCTACTTCACGGCGTAGGTCCGGGGCATGCGCCGGGCGGTGGAGGCCAGCGTGGTAGATATTACCGCGTTGGACTGCATCCGCTGCACTTGATCCAGGGCGGTGCCCAGCATCTGAGCAACGCGGCGGTGGGTAGCCCGGTTTTTCAAAGGGTTCAGGCAAATACCGCTCAGCCGCTCCTGGTACAGTTCCTCGTGCTGGTCGTTGTAGAATCGAACCACGGTGTAGTCGGGGCGCTTGGGGTCCGTTTCCAGCATCCAGTAGCCCGATTTAGCAATAACGGGCGCTTCGCTGTACGACGTGGTTTGGGCCAGGGCCAGGGAGGCGGGTAGCACCACAAGAGAGGCGCAGAGGATACCGAGACGGGAAAGCAGGGAAGTTTTCATGAGGATTAGTAGGAAAAAAATGGGCACAACAAGCCACTCGCCGGCTGGCCAACGGGCCTGCCGAAACACGGAAGCAGCAACAACGCAAGAGGAAAGCCAGGCCCCGCAGTGCAGCCGGAAAGGCAGCGCGAGGACAACGCCCAGCCGGCAGGAGCGGCGGGCAGCTTCAGCGGGCGGGAGGCCATGACGGTACCGGGAAGCAACGTCGCCGCGGGGTGAAGCAGGAGCTGTAAAGAGCAGCAGAAGTAGCGAGCTATCTGCCAGATAGTAGGTTGGGGAGCAGGTACTTAAAAGATGGAAGCGGCGGTAGAAAGGATGCCTGAGGGATAAAAAATATGTTGAATATTTTATGTTGTTTTCGCCGGTGCGGGTAGTGTCTGTCAGGGTAGCAGTGCGTGCGGCGGTGCGCCTTAAAGACCGTTGCTGCTGTGAATACCGCGCGTTGAGCCGGTCGTTACAGCAAATCGAAAATTTATTTTTCAGTTGCTGGCCCCAGCTAGCCGCCGAAGCCGCCCCCACCGCCCTGAGGCTGGTTTTCAATCTTTTTCGGGGGCTTGTTGGAGCCCAGGTACCAGCTGAAACCCAGGTAGCCCACCCGCGACTCCCACTTGTTGTAGTACTCGGCCCGGAAGTTTTCCGTGAACGACTCGGAGCGGTTGCGCTGGGTGTTGAAAATGTCCGATACGCGCAGGGTCAGGGCGGCGCGGTCAGTGAACAGGCGCTGGCGCAGGGCCACATCCACGGAGCCCACCGGCGCCACCCGACCCTGTGCCGTTACGGCGGCGGCGCGGTAGTTACCCGTAAGTTGCATGTCCAGCTTGGGGGTAGGCGTGAAGGAGTTCATCACGCGGGCCGTGCCCGAAACAATGCGGCGGTTGGCTTCGTTGCCGGTGGCCGCCGTTACGGTGTTTTGGAACAGGGAGCCACTGGCCGTCAGGCGCCACCACTTGGCTAGGGGCTGGTTCAGGGAAACCTCCGCGCCGTAGCTAGTAGCCTGCCCGAAGTTGCGCACGTACTGGGCCGTAATAACCGCCCCGGCCCCGTAGCGCTGGGTGGCTTCCTCGTCTACCCGCACCAAACGCTGAATGGTGTTGTCGGTGTGGCGGTAGAACAAGGTCGACGTCAGCGAAGCCTGGCCCATGCTCACTTGGTGACCCAGTTCAAAGGCGTTGATGTACTCAGGCCGCAGCGTGGGGTTGCCAATGCGGTAGCTGCGCTGGTCCTGGTAGAGCGGGAAAGCCAGCAGCTGCATGAAACCGGGCCGGTTCAGGCGGCGGGAGTAGCTCAGCTTCACGCGTTGGTCTTTGCCGGGCAGGGTGCGCTCCACGGTGGCCGAGGGGAACAGGTTCAGGTAGCGCAAACGGAAGGGGCCGTTGCCGTTCAGCACCTCGCCGCTGGTGTGGGTGTACTCGGCCCGCAGCCCGCCCTGCATGCGCCACTTGTTGATTTCCTGCTGATAGGTAGCGTAAGCGGCCTGGGTCAGCTCCCGGAAGGTGTACTCGTAGGAACGGTCGGGGAGGCGGTCAAAGGCGGGGCCGTCGGCCTGTTGGCGCAGGAAATCGTCGGTGCCGCCGTTGCGCTGGTATTGGCCCTTGAAGCCGGCGTCAACGCGGGCCTTCTCGCCCAAGGGGTGCACGTAGTCGAGTTGGCCGGCCACGGCGTTCAGGCGCACATCCAGGTCTTGCTGCCACTCACGCAAATCAGGGGAGCCCTCGGTATTACGCTGGGCCACGACCACATCGGCGTTCAGAAAGGTGTAGTTCACGCTGCCCGTCAGCTCCCGGCCCTTGTGGGCCTCCCAGGTGCGGCGGTAGTCTACGGAGGCATCAATATTGTCGATGTTCTCCGTGACGCCAAAGGTGCTGCCAATCCGGGCCGTAGTGTCGCCGCTAAGGGTGGCCAATTGGTTGCCGGTGTTGCGGCTGCGGTTAAAGTTGGGTTCCAGCGTGAAAGTCAACGACTGGCCCGCGGGGAGTGTGTAGTCGAAACCCAAGCGGCCATTGTAGCTCTTGCTGTGGCGCAGGTTGGTGCCCTGCTGGTAGGTACGCAGACTGCGGTTTTCCAGGGTCGTGTACTGGTCGCTCCACATGCGGCTGCGGTAGTGGTCGTCGCGCAGGTCGAAGGAGCCAAACACGTTGAGCTTGCCCGTGCGGCGGTTGAGGCTCAGGCTGGTATTATACTTGTCGCGGGTGCCCACGTTCAGCACGGCTTGGCCGTTCCAGCCGTCTTTTTTCTGCTTTTTCAGGATGATGTTGAGCACCCCACCGGCCCCGGCGGCATCGTAGCGGGCCGAGGGGTTCGTGACAACTTCCACCCGCTCAATGCTGCTGGCCGGAATCTGCTCTAGGCGGTTGCCGCCGGCCCCGCTGTTGGCTGAGTTGCTGGGCTTGCCATCAATGAGAATGGTGATGTTGGAGGAGCCGCGCATGCTCACGGTGCCATCGGGGGCTACCGTTACGGAGGGCACGTTTTGGAGCACGTTTACGGCCGTGCCGCCCACGCTGCTCAGGTCTTTTTCTACGTTAATTACCTTCTTGTCTAGGCTTTCCTGCACGGCAGCCCGCTCGCCCTGCACCGTTACGCCAGCCAGCTGGGTAGCGGTAGATTTTAGCTTCATGGGGCCCAGTTGCAGGGTAGGTGTGGCGCTGGTGAGGGCTACCGTGCGGTGCAGACCCTGGTAGCCCACCGCCGAAGCTTTCAGCAGGTAGTTACCCATGCCCAGCTTCTCCAGCGCAAACCGGCCATTCTCAGCGGTTTCGGCCCCGGCCACGAAGCTCGAATCCTGAGCCCGCAGCACGACGACGTTGGTGAAGGGTAGCGGCTGCCCGTTGGCTTGGTCGAGCAGGGTGCCAGAAATGGAGCCAGCTGGTTGCTGCTGGGCCGCGGCGGCCAGGGGAAAGAGCATAGCGAGGAACCCCAGGCCCCGCAGGGCCCGGCCGGAAGACAGGGAGGTAGTCATAAAAAGGGAGTGGTTGGGGACGAATCGGGCAAGGAGAGGCCGTGCCCGGCGGCCGCGGTTCCGCTGGGCTGGCATGGTTGCCAGAAATTCAGACACGAAAAGCAGGGGCTCCAGGCAGCAATTGCGGGGAGGCCAGGCAACCAGAACACAAGCGCCGCGGCGAGAAACAAACGTTTCCGGCTAGCGACCCAGCACCCGGCCCGGTTGGCCCACGGTGGTGGCTGGCAGGTACCGCAGCAAGCTCAGGAAAGGAGCTGCGCCGCGGCAGAGAGTTCAGCTAATCAACAGTCCAAAGGTAAGCGAAGGTACTATGTAAAGCAAGGTACCTGTAGAAATTATTTTTTGATTCGATGAAAACCTTGTGTTTTGCTGTAAGCTGGAAGACGGAGCCCCACCGAATAACCTGGACTATGAGCGGCCGCGGCGACAGTGGTTGGCTACCAGGAGAATAGATGCACGGCGAGAAACACCCGTTGCCTGACCAGCAGAAAATATCTTATCAAACTGATATAGACAGGTATGGATAGCGTAACGTCCGGCAGAAGCGGAACCGAAGTAGCGTGTTTGGCTGACGTTATGGTAGTAGGTATCCTGCTGGGTAAAGTGGAAGCATCTCTACCGCTTCACTGCTACCTCGTGAAGTAGCCAGAGGTAGTGGTACTTCGGCTGAGCGGAGGCCAAATCGAATCGTACCGTTTGTTCTCAATTTGGCTACCGTTTCAATGGCAGTGGGCGAGATGCTTCGGCGTGGCGGGCTGCAGTAGGCTTTTGCTTGCCCCGCTCGGATACTGCACTGCCTTTCGTTTTCGAACAGCTTGTCCATTCTTGGACATATTTTGTAAAGCGCTGTTTTTATAATTGGGGTGTAAGGCATTGAATATCATTTATTTATACACTTGGCATGTTGCTTGGCTGACCCTATAGGAAAACCTTCCTTTCCTGTACGAAAATGGACAGAGCTATACCTACTGCAACCCTGAACCGCCGCCAGCGCCGCCGGTGGCTGCTAGGGCTGGGCGCGCTGGTGTTGCTGACAGCGGGGCTGCTGGCCTTCCGCCGCGTGCTCAAGCCCAGCCTGGAGCGCAACACCGTGCTAACGGCCCGCACCGAAACCGGCAACGTGGAAGCCTCCCTTACGGCAGCCGGCGTCATTATTCCGGCTCACGAAGCCGTCATCACCAGTCCCATCCAGAGCACTATCCGCCGGGTGCTGGTAGCCGTGGGCAGCAAGGTGCAGCCGAACCAAACGATTCTGGAGCTGGACCGGGAACTGACCAACACGGCCCTGGCCAAGCTCCAGGATGAGCAGCAGCAGAACCGCAATAAAAACAGCCAGCTCCAGCTCACCCTCGAAAAAGCTCTGAACGACCTTCGCTCCCAGGAGCAGGTGCAGCAGGTGAAAGTTCGCAGCCTGCAGTCGGCCCTGCGCGACGAGCAGTACCTGCTCAAAATTGGTGGCGGCACCTCCGAGAGCGTGCGCCAGGCTGAGCTAAGCCTAAAAGTGGCCCAACTGGAGCTGCAGCGCCTGGCCGAGCAAATTCGGAACCAGCGCGCCGCCAATGCCGCTGATGTGCGGGAGCTGGGCTTCACCCTACAAATTCAGGAACGCAGCATTGCCGAGCTGGCCGGCAAGCTGCAGCAGGCCAACATTAGCAGCCAGCAGCCGGGCGTGCTGACCTGGGTAAACGAGAACCTAGGTAGCACCGTGCAGGCCGGCGACGCCCTGGCCCGAGTGGCCGACCTGAGCCGCTTCCGGGTGCGAGCCACCATTTCCGATGCCTACGCCGACGCCCTGCACCCGCAGGACCCAGTCGTGATTCGCGTGAACGGCACCGATTTGCGCGGCACCATCACTACCGTAAGCCCGGCCGTGGAGAAGGGGGTAGTCACCTTCTACGCCGCTCTGGCCCAGGACCATCACCCGGCCCTGCGCTCCAATCTGCGGGCCGATGTGTTTGTAGTTACCAAGGCCCTGCACAACGTGGTGCGCGTGAAAAACGGCCCGTTTTACAAGGGCGGTAAAGAGCAGCCGGTGTTCGTGGTGAAGGAAGGGAAGGCGGTGCGTCGTACCGTGCAGTTCGGGGAAAGCAACTTCGACTACGTGCAGATAACCGGCGGCCTCAGCCCGGGCGAGGAAGTCATCGTGTCCGATATGAAGGACCACGTGGATACGCCCGAACTCACCCTCAACGATTAGCGGCGCCATGAACCGGATATTTCCTGTCATCTGGACTGTAGAGCTGCGTATTCGCGCCTCCTCGTTGCTGAGGTTGTTTACCTGGAATCGTTCTGGGTCAGTCGTGCAACAGTTAATCACTCAACGACAAGGCGCACCTGGGCGCCTCGGCAGCCTGCTAGTGCTGCTGGCTGTTCCCGCGCTGGCGCAGAGCCAGCCTTCTACTTTATCGCTGAATCAGGTTATTGAGCTGGCCCTAAGTCAGTCGGCCGCCGCCAAGCAAACCCAAACTACTCGCGACAAAAGCTACTGGGAGTGGCGCACCTACCAGGCCAACTACAAGCCTCAGCTAGGGCTGCAAGGCACCTTGCCGGGCTTCAGCCGCGTGATTACGCCCGTGGTGCAGCCCGATGGCACCACCGACTTCCGGGCCGTGCGTATCAACAACTCCAACCTCGCCTTGTCGGTAAGCCAGAACATTGGCCTGACGGGTGGGCAGATTTTCGTGGCCTCCGAGGTGCAGCGCTTCGACGACTTCAACGGGGGCCTGAAGCGCTACAACAACCAGCCCGTAGCCATTGGCCTAACCCAGCCGCTCGGCATGTTCAACGGGCTGAAGTGGGCCCGGCGCATTGAGCCACTGCGCTACCAGGAAAGCCAGCGCCAGTACCTAGAGGAGCGTGAGGGCATTGCCCAGCGCATCACGGAGCTGTATTTTGACGTGTTGCAGGAGCAAGTTAACGCCGAGGTAGCCAGCCAGAACGTGCAGGCCAACGAGGAGCTGTTGCGCATTGGCAAGGAGCTATACCAGCTCGGCCGCCTTTCCCAGAGCGACCTGTTGCGCCTGGAGCTAAACCTGCTGAATGCCCGCCAGGCCATGGCCCAGGGCCGACTAGACGCCCAGAATGCGGCCGTGAATCTGCAGAGCTACACGGGTCTGCGGGCCGATGCTCTGCGCCTGGTGGTGCCGGCCGCCGCGCCGCGGCTGGTAGTACCTGCCGAGCAAGCCCTGAGCCAAGCGCGCGAAAACCGCAGCCAGGTGCTGGCCTTTCGGCGGCGCTTGTTGCTGGCCGAGCGGGAGGTAGCGCTGGCCCGGGGCACCACGGGGTTTCAGGCCACGCTGGCGGCGAATTTGGGCTACGTCAATCAGGCTGGCAATCTGTGGGATACCTACGCCGCCTTGCAAAACCAGCAGCAGGTACGCCTCACGTTTGCCCTTCCGCTGGTAGATTGGGGCAAGCAGAAATCCATCGTGAAAACGGCGGAGCTAACCCGCCGCCAGGTGCAAACCGATGTGGCGCAGGAGGAAGCCTCCTTCGAGCAGAGCGTGCAGGTGCAGGCCACCCAGCTTGCTACCCTCAGCGAGCAGCTGGACCTGGCCGCCCGCGCCGATTCTCTGGCCCAGCGCCGCTACGACATTGCCCAGGCCACTTACAAAGTCGGCCGCATCAGCCTCACCGACCTTACCATTGCTTCCGCCGAAAAGGACCAGGCCCGCCGCACCTACATTCTGGCCCTGCGCGCGGCCTGGGTGGCTCACTACCGCCTCCGGGCCCTCACCCTTTACGACTTCGAGCGGCAGCTGCCCCTCACGGCTCAGTAAGCACCAAAAACGGCCGTTGTTTTTGTCTGCCATGCCACGCGCAAGACGCCCTTCAATATCGAACACCCTGTCCGGAACCGGACAACTTTTACTAAAGCTACAATTTGGGATTTTGATGTAAATAATTGAAAAACAGATTAATATGAAGTTGGCATCTTGCTTGGCAACACCACTATAGCCTGGGTAGCCTACTGCCCAATACCGGACAACTCTTTCGCAAGCCTTTCTCACTTTTCCTACCCTCGACCTGCTCATGGAAAACATCCTCGCCCAATCGGCCGTGCGGCCCCTGGCTACCAGCGCACCGCTGGCCGCTACCTCCCAGCCCGTTATTCAGCTCCGCGACATTGAGAAAGTCTACCAAACCAAAACCATTGAAACCGTTGCTCTGAACCGGGTAAACCTGACCATCAACAAGGGCGAGTTCGTCTCGATTATGGGGCCGTCGGGCTGCGGCAAGTCCACGCTGCTTAGCATTATCGGGCTGCTGGATGAGCCAACCAGCGGCATTATTGAAGTGGATGGTCGCCCGGTGCAGTCCTACTCCGACAAGGAGCTAGCCGCACTGCGCAACCAGAAAATTGGGTTTGTTTTCCAGAGCTACCACCTCATCAACGACCTCTCGGTGCTCGATAACGTGGAGCTGCCTTTGCTGTACCGCGCGGGGGTAGGCGGCCGGGAGCGGCGGGAGCGGGCCTACGCTGCCCTCGACAAGGTAGGGCTGAGCGCCCGCACCAACCACTTTCCCAGCCAACTTTCCGGGGGCCAGCGCCAGCGCGTGGCCATTGCCCGGGCCTTGGCCGGCAACCCCGAAATCATTCTCGCCGACGAGCCCACCGGCA of Hymenobacter sublimis contains these proteins:
- the hisS gene encoding histidine--tRNA ligase; translation: MSAQKPSIPRGTRDFGPAVVARRNYIFGVIRRVFEKFGYAPLETPTLENLSVLTGKYGEEGDQLLFKVLNSGDFAKDVTADDLAADNRSKRLLPKVAEKGLRYDLTVPFARYVVMNRNTLVFPFKRYQIQPVWRADRPQRGRYREFYQCDADVVGTDSLLCEAEIVLMMSEVLTTLGLTEHTIKINHRRVLGAFYQALGGEGTEVDLFTAIDKLDKIGRDGVEKELLGRGFSAEATERLFDLLGVGGDFEEKLERLLAAFATAAVEPDNADGYKGLQDLARVLEYLRSFGFTKWQNLEFDVTLARGLSYYTGCIFEIKINNVNMGSVSGGGRYDNLTGAFGLPGVSGVGFSFGVDRLYDCLEELNLFPEAVATTTRCLVANFDQESEMAVLPVLRQLREAGIPSELFPEAGKLGKQFKYADAKGIPYVLIQGPEERAAGQFKLKTLASGQERALSLEDVVAELAR
- a CDS encoding ABC transporter ATP-binding protein, which gives rise to MENILAQSAVRPLATSAPLAATSQPVIQLRDIEKVYQTKTIETVALNRVNLTINKGEFVSIMGPSGCGKSTLLSIIGLLDEPTSGIIEVDGRPVQSYSDKELAALRNQKIGFVFQSYHLINDLSVLDNVELPLLYRAGVGGRERRERAYAALDKVGLSARTNHFPSQLSGGQRQRVAIARALAGNPEIILADEPTGNLDSVMGEEIMELLLGLNRQEGTTIVMVTHDEQQAHKTQRLIRFFDGSQVQ
- a CDS encoding TIGR02117 family protein; translation: MSAIAALVLLLLTGTVVPLNRQFRQTPDGVTIFVVSNGFHTDVVLPMREARTGHDWLQTLSQPALTARFARYPYVAFGWGNEGFYLGSMGGKFPGPKAVLGALFPSRTLMHVDFYRAAPDSGARVVPLRISPDQYRTLAAYVQRSFRPDSLNHMQLRQPTGYSPVDFFFRARGRYHALRTCNDWTNRGLRQAGIRAALKAPLAASVLFQARRTKP
- a CDS encoding carboxypeptidase-like regulatory domain-containing protein is translated as MKTSFVSGALLGFSLLVAGPQLPVQAGSTPNRGTVSGRLFDGQTQEPIPHSYVVVLRASDGRLMKSVETDAQGHFRATGLPLGRYVVRTTVLGYHALRPAVTLHQARTQHALGTMVLVPVTMPQVARADRQAWAKRTAAVAAVEPRRPVVRTRS
- a CDS encoding TonB-dependent receptor domain-containing protein: MTTSLSSGRALRGLGFLAMLFPLAAAAQQQPAGSISGTLLDQANGQPLPFTNVVVLRAQDSSFVAGAETAENGRFALEKLGMGNYLLKASAVGYQGLHRTVALTSATPTLQLGPMKLKSTATQLAGVTVQGERAAVQESLDKKVINVEKDLSSVGGTAVNVLQNVPSVTVAPDGTVSMRGSSNITILIDGKPSNSANSGAGGNRLEQIPASSIERVEVVTNPSARYDAAGAGGVLNIILKKQKKDGWNGQAVLNVGTRDKYNTSLSLNRRTGKLNVFGSFDLRDDHYRSRMWSDQYTTLENRSLRTYQQGTNLRHSKSYNGRLGFDYTLPAGQSLTFTLEPNFNRSRNTGNQLATLSGDTTARIGSTFGVTENIDNIDASVDYRRTWEAHKGRELTGSVNYTFLNADVVVAQRNTEGSPDLREWQQDLDVRLNAVAGQLDYVHPLGEKARVDAGFKGQYQRNGGTDDFLRQQADGPAFDRLPDRSYEYTFRELTQAAYATYQQEINKWRMQGGLRAEYTHTSGEVLNGNGPFRLRYLNLFPSATVERTLPGKDQRVKLSYSRRLNRPGFMQLLAFPLYQDQRSYRIGNPTLRPEYINAFELGHQVSMGQASLTSTLFYRHTDNTIQRLVRVDEEATQRYGAGAVITAQYVRNFGQATSYGAEVSLNQPLAKWWRLTASGSLFQNTVTAATGNEANRRIVSGTARVMNSFTPTPKLDMQLTGNYRAAAVTAQGRVAPVGSVDVALRQRLFTDRAALTLRVSDIFNTQRNRSESFTENFRAEYYNKWESRVGYLGFSWYLGSNKPPKKIENQPQGGGGGFGG
- a CDS encoding efflux RND transporter periplasmic adaptor subunit — protein: MDRAIPTATLNRRQRRRWLLGLGALVLLTAGLLAFRRVLKPSLERNTVLTARTETGNVEASLTAAGVIIPAHEAVITSPIQSTIRRVLVAVGSKVQPNQTILELDRELTNTALAKLQDEQQQNRNKNSQLQLTLEKALNDLRSQEQVQQVKVRSLQSALRDEQYLLKIGGGTSESVRQAELSLKVAQLELQRLAEQIRNQRAANAADVRELGFTLQIQERSIAELAGKLQQANISSQQPGVLTWVNENLGSTVQAGDALARVADLSRFRVRATISDAYADALHPQDPVVIRVNGTDLRGTITTVSPAVEKGVVTFYAALAQDHHPALRSNLRADVFVVTKALHNVVRVKNGPFYKGGKEQPVFVVKEGKAVRRTVQFGESNFDYVQITGGLSPGEEVIVSDMKDHVDTPELTLND
- a CDS encoding TolC family protein; the protein is MQQLITQRQGAPGRLGSLLVLLAVPALAQSQPSTLSLNQVIELALSQSAAAKQTQTTRDKSYWEWRTYQANYKPQLGLQGTLPGFSRVITPVVQPDGTTDFRAVRINNSNLALSVSQNIGLTGGQIFVASEVQRFDDFNGGLKRYNNQPVAIGLTQPLGMFNGLKWARRIEPLRYQESQRQYLEEREGIAQRITELYFDVLQEQVNAEVASQNVQANEELLRIGKELYQLGRLSQSDLLRLELNLLNARQAMAQGRLDAQNAAVNLQSYTGLRADALRLVVPAAAPRLVVPAEQALSQARENRSQVLAFRRRLLLAEREVALARGTTGFQATLAANLGYVNQAGNLWDTYAALQNQQQVRLTFALPLVDWGKQKSIVKTAELTRRQVQTDVAQEEASFEQSVQVQATQLATLSEQLDLAARADSLAQRRYDIAQATYKVGRISLTDLTIASAEKDQARRTYILALRAAWVAHYRLRALTLYDFERQLPLTAQ